The Eleginops maclovinus isolate JMC-PN-2008 ecotype Puerto Natales chromosome 3, JC_Emac_rtc_rv5, whole genome shotgun sequence genome includes a region encoding these proteins:
- the LOC134861663 gene encoding collagen alpha-6(VI) chain-like, with the protein MDQLLLLLLLLWSSGLQAAGENTSTVCENATLADIVFLVDGSSSIERTNFVKIKGFLSSVIKALEIGRNKVRIGLAQYSEETYQEFLLKDHMDKTSLLEAVKRIPKRKGGTETGKAIDFLRTQYFTEEAGSRAGQRVPQIAVVITDGDSTDDVTAPAQRLRQHGVIVFGIGVGPANLQELQSIANRPPERFLSSISNYAALQTLKDSLLKTVCISVEDQKQALAERFADIFFPLDSGVTAAEFQRCTIKEGCVQKDEADIFFLIDHSGSIYPNDFKDMKKFMIEFLNTFRIGPQHVRIGVVKYTDSPDLEFDLTTHSDVKSLEDAVEAIRQTGGGTETGKALTSMVPLFDRALATRGHEVPEYLVVITDGKSADEVKIPAEQVRAQGVTVYAIGVKSADSVQLQEIAGDPKRTFFVNNFDALTLIKDDIITDICSPEACSDRPGDLLFLIDSSGSIGPQDYEKMKEFMKSVITKSAVGQDNVHVGVMQFSTIQQLAFPLNQYFSKDQMLNAITAMQQVGGGTLTGEAITDVSQYFDGLRGGRPGMRQTLIVITDGEAQDEVKEPALAVRNKGVVVYAIGVVDANTTQLLEISGSATRTYTERDFDALKDLENELALKLCNTDTDCKKTEKADIIFLVDGSTSITLEKFRSMQKFMSSMVNENTVGKDLTRFGVILYSTNPKSVFTLKQYSSKREVLRAIQDLKSPYGDTYTGKALAYSLPFFNKDNGGRADLKVPQILMVVTDGDATDRHSLVAPSVDLREHGISVFSIGVEGANKTQLEIMAGHESSRVFYVDNFKALESLYKNITQALCDTPPVCEKQQADLVFLLDHSGSIHPEDYTIMKNFTTDLVNSFKVSENLVRVGLAQFSSEFQDGFYLNQFYSQEVVNKHILSMSHKGGDTEIGRALDSIMGYFEASRGSRRSAGISQNLVLITPGESQDDVEDAADRLRALGIEMFAIGIGDVHELVLLQITGTLERLFTVNNFNSLDKIKQRVVETICKSKDSGGLPQNLLFQPNISVSSSMDGVSGAQQQGFQVFRGSTFTISCSIQPQYPGGSFQLNFTSSQLNFTSSDPANIPDSLPAVNHSAHFLFPAAEPAHQGSYSCVYHVSVSAHGFSSESRLLSVTVTDPAPFILRAVVLPLTLLLGTVGLFFYCKATRGRKPGRQEDMELDDYNLGVPAAGEEGAQGAE; encoded by the exons atggatcagctgctgctgctgctgctgctgctgtggagctcAG GGCTCCAGGCTGCAGGAGAAAACACCTCCACAG TGTGTGAAAATGCCACCTTGGCCGACATCGTCTTCCTGGTGGACGGCTCCTCCAGCATCGAGAGGACAAACTTTGTGAAGATCAAAGGTTTTTTAAGCAGCGTCATCAAGGCCCTCGAGATCGGCCGGAACAAGGTTCGTATCGGCCTGGCTCAGTACAGCGAGGAAACTTACCAGGAGTTCCTGCTGAAGGATCACATGGACAAGACATCCCTGCTGGAGGCTGTTAAAAGAATTCCCAAACGAAAAGGAGGCACGGAAACAGGCAAGGCCATCGACTTCCTCCGGACGCAGTATTTCACGGAGGAAGCAGGGAGCAGAGCCGGCCAAAGGGTGCCTCAGATCGCTGTGGTTATCACGGATGGAGATTCCACGGACGATGTGACAGCACCCGCCCAGCGCCTGAGGCAGCATGGGGTCATCGTGTTTGGCATCGGGGTGGGACCAGCCAACCTGCAGGAGCTCCAGTCCATCGCCAACCGTCCTCCAGAGCGCTTCCTGTCCTCCATCAGTAACTACGCAGCTCTGCAGACACTGAAAGACAGTCTGCTGAAAACTGTGTGCATCTCTGTAGAGGATCAGAAGCAAG cttTGGCAGAAAGGTTTGCAGACATCTTCTTCCCGTTGGACAGTGGCGTGACTGCGGCAGAGTTCCAGCGGTGCACCATCAAAGAAG GCTGCGTACAGAAGGATGAAGCAGACATCTTCTTCCTCATCGATCACTCAGGAAGCATTTACCCCAACGACTTCAAGGACATGAAGAAGTTCATGATTGAGTTTCTAAATACCTTCCGCATTGGGCCACAACATGTCCGCATAGGGGTTGTGAAATACACAGATTCACCAGATTTAGAGTTTGATCTGACCACACACTCAGATGTCAAGAGTTTGGAGGACGCTGTAGAGGCAATAAGACAAACAGGAGGCgggacagagacaggaaaagCACTCACTTCCATGGTACCACTCTTTGATCGAGCGCTGGCCACGCGTGGTCACGAAGTCCCGGAGTACCTGGTGGTCATCACTGATGGAAAGTCCGCTGATGAAGTGAAGATTCCTGCAGAACAAGTAAGGGCGCAAGGAGTCACTGTATACGCCATCGGGGTGAAAAGTGCAGATTCAGTTCAGCTGCAAGAGATCGCCGGCGACCCCAAGAGGACTTTCTTCGTCAACAATTTTGATGCTCTGACGCTGATCAAGGACGACATCATCACAGACATCTGTTCTCCAGAGG CTTGCAGTGATAGACCGGgcgacctcctcttcctgatTGACAGCTCTGGAAGCATTGGCCCTCAAGACTACgagaaaatgaaagagttcATGAAATCTGTCATCACCAAGTCCGCCGTCGGGCAGGACAACGTGCACGTCGGTGTCATGCAGTTCAGCACCATCCAACAGCTAGCGTTCCCCCTCAACCAATACTTCAGCAAGGACCAAATGCTGAACGCCATCACAGCTATGCAGCAGGTTGGCGGCGGCACGCTCACAGGGGAAGCCATCACGGATGTGTCGCAATACTTTGACGGACTGAGAGGAGGGCGTCCTGGCATGAGGCAGACGCTGATAGTGATTACAGACGGTGAGGCACAAGACGAGGTCAAGGAACCCGCCCTGGCTGTGAGGAACAAGGGAGTGGTGGTTTACGCCATCGGAGTGGTGGACGCCAACACCACCCAGCTGCTGGAGATCAGCGGCTCAGCAACAAGGACGTACACTGAGAGGGATTTTGACGCTCTGAAGGACTTGGAGAACGAGTTGGCCTTGAAGCTATGTAACACAGACACAG ACTGTAAGAAGACGGAAAAAGCTGACATCATTTTCCTGGTGGACGGCTCCACGAGCATAACCCTGGAGAAGTTCAGAAGCATGCAGAAGTTCATGTCGTCCATGGTGAACGAAAACACCGTCGGCAAGGACCTGACGCGCTTCGGAGTCATCCTGTACTCCACCAACCCCAAATCCGTGTTCACTCTGAAACAGTATAGCTCAAAACGAGAGGTCCTCAGAGCAATTCAAGATCTGAAGTCCCCGTACGGAGACACCTACACCGGCAAGGCTTTAGCGTACTCTTTACCGTTCTTCAACAAAGACAACGGCGGCCGGGCGGACCTCAAGGTGCCTCAGATCCTCATGGTGGTCACGGACGGGGATGCCACAGATCGCCACAGTCTGGTAGCGCCGTCCGTGGATCTGCGGGAACACGGGATCAGCGTCTTCAGTATCGGAGTGGAAGGAGCcaacaagacacagctggagatcatGGCCGGGCACGAGTCCTCCAGAGTTTTCTACGTGGATAATTTCAAGGCCCTGGAGAGTCTGTACAAGAACATTACTCAAGCCCTTTGCGACACCCCGCCAG TTTGTGAGAAACAGCAGGCCGACCTGGTCTTTCTTCTGGATCATTCCGGCAGCATCCATCCGGAGGACTACACCATCATGAAGAACTTCACCACAGATCTAGTGAACAGCTTCAAAGTGAGTGAGAATCTGGTGCGTGTCGGACTCGCCCAGTTCAGCAGCGAGTTCCAGGACGGGTTTTACCTCAACCAGTTCTACAGCCAGGAAGTCGTGAACAAGCACATCTTGAGCATGTCGCATAAGGGAGGGGACACTGAAATCGGACGGGCCCTGGACTCCATCATGGGCTATTTTGAGGCGTCACGTGGCAGCCGAAGATCTGCCGGGATCTCCCAGAATCTGGTGCTGATCACGCCCGGGGAATCTCAGGACGACGTTGAGGATGCCGCCGATCGTCTCCGGGCTCTGGGAATCGAGATGTTCGCCATCGGCATTGGAGACGTCCACGAGCTGGTGCTCCTACAGATCACAGGAACACTGGAGAGGCTGTTCACCGTGAACAACTTCAACAGCTTGGATAAGATCAAGCAAAGGGTGGTCGAGACAATCTGCAAATCCAAGGACTCTGGAGGCCTGCCCCAAA acctgctgtTTCAGCCCAACATCTCTGTGTCCTCCTCCATGGACGGGGTCTCCGGGGCCCAGCAACAGGGGTTCCAGGTGTTCAGAGGCTCCACCTTCACCATCAGCTGCTCCATCCAGCCTCAGTATCCAGGAGGCTCCTTCCAGCTTAACTTCACCTCCTCCCAGCTCAACTTCACCTCCTCCGACCCAGCAAACATCCCTGACTCACTGccagctgtcaatcactctGCCCACTTCCTGTTCCCGGCTGCAGAGCCCGCCCACCAAGGAAGCTACAGCTGTGTGTATCACGTCTCTGTTTCTGCTCATGGCTTCTCCTCTGAGAGCCGTCTGCTCTCCGTCACCGTCACAG ATCCAGCACCTTTTATCCTCCGAGCGGTCGTCCTGCCGCTGACTCTGCTGCTGGGGACAGTCGGCCTCTTCTTCTACTGTAAG GCCACCAGGGGGCGGAAGCCGGGCCGACAGGAGGACATGGAGCTGGATGATTATAACCTGGGTGTTCCTGCAGCTGGAGAGGAAGGAGCTCAGGGAGCAGAGTAG